The Setaria viridis chromosome 9, Setaria_viridis_v4.0, whole genome shotgun sequence sequence CGGACGACCAGCAGGGCAGCACGTCCACGGACATCCGCGGCCGTGAGGACACACCCAGGAGGCCAGGACGCAGTTATGCGGCAGCTCCTACATTGTTGTCACAGGGCGTCCGGCCGGCCTGCCTGCCGCGCGCCTACAGTGGAGAAGTACACGCCGGCCCGCAGCCACCTGCAGGCTGTTCATCGCCGTTGCACTGCATGCCGCCGGCACTGTGCGCGCGCTACACTACAGTGCCGCCGGTCGCCCTGGGGTCTGGGGATCGGAGGACGGGAGGCGGATGCGGTGGTTGAGCTCACGAATCATTATGATCATGCAAGGGTGAGCTGGCTGGCTGGTTCCATTCCATGGTTGTGGCGAGATCgatccggccggccgccgctgtctgCTGGACGGTGGTGGCGCGTGCTGTGCTGGCGCACTGTGAGGCACTGGTGGCCAGGCGTACGGCCGCGCCGTACGGACATTTTACCTCCGTACTTTCCGCTGATTGGTTCCACACGGACAGAGCGTGAATAATCCACAGGACGGGCAGCAATTACATTGCAGCAGGCTTAGTGAAGAGTAAGGACAGGCGGCGTTCCAAACCTAGAATTACCTGTGAAAAGAAATGGTCCATTGACCTGAATCACCCATCTGGGTAATAGTTACTACACACAAAACATACACGGTTCGTTCTCCTCCAGTTCATATTACCAGGGCAATTCAAGGCACAAGCTGAGAATGTTACCAAATGTTTAGTCGTCATCTTTAGAAGAAAACTGTAAAAGAAAACCATGATGCCTAGCTACTTTGCAGGGAATCACTTACTGTGTATTTACGGCCGAATAGCAACAATGGCCATCAACCAACAGTTCAAGCACTACCTCAATAATCACCGTACCGCGAGCAGCAGATTTAGGCTTTTTACCCTGCCGCTGCCATGGATCGGCAATCTTTGCTGGACGTCCACAGTAACCCCCAACACCATCGACCGGCAACTTTAATTTGCTGGGCGTCCGTCCGAACGTGCATGCATGTACATGCAGCTAGCAGCAGTGGCACTAGCCCGTCACGACCCCAGCCGGTACATGCCGTCCGGCGCCATGAACGCCGTCCTGCTGTCCGCCATGTACAGCGCCGCGGCGCCCTGCGGGGCGTGgaacccgcccgccgccgccgccgcctccatcatcGCGAACGGCATGTCCTCCGATGTCGGCTTCCAGTGCCGCTTCCGCTGGTTGATGAACCAGTTGTTGATCTGCTTCTGGTCCAGCCCTGTCGTCTCCGCCAGCGCCATCTTCTCCGTCTCCTGCGCCCACCCGCTCGCAACATTCAAAATCTCACACAACTCATGCTGCAACAGCGTGTACAGCTGCcattgcatatatatatatgtgaagAACATATGAGTAATTTGAAGAGGTTCAAAAATATATGCAAAGATGTAGGGGGTCATACAGAAGGGTAGGGCCACTTGTAGTGCAGCTCCCACCAGTGGAGAAGCTTCTGCCTGGCCTCCTTGGGGagcttccctttcttcttcctcttggtGAACTCCTGCCGGAGGCCGCCCAGGTAGCCGCCGTACTTCCTCAGGAGCTGGTGCTTGAGCTCCTTGTCCTCGGCACAGGGATCGATCTCCTCAGGGCAGCTCGCGTCCTGGTCATCCTCGGACGACCCAGCGCCTTCACAGTTACTGTCTGTAATAAGTATATAGATCATCGAAAAACAAAGGTTTGTTAAAATTTGTCACTTTTGTTATAACGGATTAGATCACTTCTGACAAAGTTTTGGTGAGTAAGGGCCACCAATTATGGAGAGATCTACAACCCAAACAAGTTTCTCAATTAATTCTGTCTGTTTAGATAGGTGAGATGGTACGAATGAACAGTCGAATCCTGAACAAATAGTGCTCATGCAGCTACAGTAGATCGGAGCCTAGGCCACACTACACAAAATAATACTACTAGGATTGTTGCCGCTTTAACACCCATGGCATCATGTTTATTAACTTTGAACAGGTACTGTTTTGATTCACATTTTACAGGGAAGAGAGTCTTATAAAAATGTCCCCACGGAAGGATAATAGCCTCTTGTGCAGACCCCGAACATAAGGATCATTCCCTTTTAATTCATTGAAATCTTCTTAATCAATTAGATTGACAGCCAATATCAACGTCACAGACTAATAATAAACGGCATAAACTCTAATAGATTGAAAATGGGACAAATCGAGGAAAAGAAGCTACTGCCTAAAGATCGCATACAGCATACATGCATTCTTTCAGGACATCTTGCAGCAATTGTGGTTTCTAGGTGTATTATAAAAATTTAGGAGGATGATTTGAATACTTTAGAAATAATGTATGCGAGTAAATATGCTAAAATAAAGTGCAAATACTATCTTAGAGCAACATAAGAGAAATGCTAGTGACATGTCAAAATATATAAATCACtacgcatgcatgcattgcTGTCTACACTGATACCGCCATGACATAAACCCTCTATGAACCTAAACTCACTGCACGTGGCAAAAGTTGGGAAAACACAATGAAACAACTGAATCATCAATTATTCATTCAATCACCCTTGATGTCAAAGGATTGTGCAAACTACGgaataaaatattaaatatacaCACTGAAGACATTTACAACAGAAATAGAAAAACATAATGAAGCGAGAAACTTTAAAACACTTTTATTCAATTATGGGAAAAAAGTTCTTCAATGATTTCCACTACTGCTTCACACATGAACTGCTGAACTTGATGGTATTAAAATTTCGAACGATTGGTACTAAACTTTTAAATAGACAACAAATGCACGAGCCAAAATATGGAACAATCACTCTCGATTTTGAATAATGTGTTTAGGAATGCATGTTAAAACTGATTTATTACGGAACTTCACCAGTTAGCTAATTAGCAATTGTTGGTGAATACAGATAAGCGAGAAGCCTCTAGCTGGGGCATCAGGAATGGTAACAGATAAAATTACATGCTCCTTATCAGTTTGAGTGTATTTGTACAAAGCAAGTGCACTCCTTGGGTACATAGTCATTAGATGCTATATATCCTTATTAAGAAAAGGTTCATAGGTTCCAGTTCCAGGTGCTTTCTCTCTTATTAGTCATTCTTGTGGGCCAAACAATCATACACAAGAGAATAGTTTCACAAACTAATCTATTTCACTAAACATGTCCTATCTTCTTAACCACACAcatgtcacaactcacaagttaataaaaaaagttcaacaccaaattttaaattttctacTAACTACAAAACGATGAATGGAATGCTAAATGCATCTATGTATTATCACAAGATAATAAAAGATAAAATGTATATCAGATAGCGAGattttttgctctttttttaaACATTTAGAAGATGATGAATGCTGCTAAAAATCTGACCTTAGAAAGCAGATGAAGAGAATTTAACACTCTTGGGCTGATGTGGCAATTTCATAATTGAATTCAAAGAGGCGCATTGTTAATAAATGCCCTACCATATAGCCATGCATACTACTGGTATCCATGCAGCAATCACATACAAGCTAGGTACGGTTGAACAACACACCTGATCGATGTATGAGGTCAGCTGGCGGTCAGCAATTCTATGTGTGCTGCGCAAGAGGGTGGGGGGTTGTGatttttcaaatacatgttCAATGAATGAATTGttggttttccttttcttcataCCACAGAAAGTAGGTTTTGTAATACCTTCCATCCATGCACTACACAGATTTAACCTGACCATTCAGTTAATAAAAACCACAAATGAAAACTATACTTTATGTGGTACTGAAAATGAAACTGAGCAAACAGAGAAGGTGCAGCAACTAACACATACAATTGGCATTTGACAAAGCAATTGTTTCACTAAAATTCTGTGGCAAATAGGGCAATAATAAAATCAGCGGGAAGGCAATGCAACTCAATGTTGGATGACAATCCTGAAGCTGTGACGCCTATCTGGTACACGTATGTCATGCATGCTGACATGACCCTATTGCTATTTTACATTTCACAAGCATGGCAAAAATATAATAATATAGTCCTTTTTAATGGAAAGATAATATAGACTTCGTTCCACATTTGATTTGTGGAAGCTAAGTAACTGAGAATTGAGATCTGTTGCAACATTGTAGGGAACATGGGATTGTGCAGTTTTTATTTGGAAATATAAAGGGCCTTATGGTATTAATTGCTGGTATAGTAGCACATGGAGAAGGGGCACATCATACTTGCTGCATTTATACAAGGTTAATAGATCTAATCTGCTGGGACTCAAAATTTGATAATGATCCAGAGACCTGTATGATAAACTACTACAAAACTGCCCAGTAAAATATAAAACTATATTTGGAGATAAAACCAACTTATGGCTATGTACTTATGTGTGATCGTGTAACCTTTTTTCTTGCATATATGTCCCTATATACTACATGAAGCAGATGGTTCTTAACGCATCAAGAAACAGCGGTACTACATTGACCATAGGAAGGACGCATGAACCATGCATGTCAAGCGTGTCATAGCTGGATCATTACCCCTACTGTTGTAGAATAGATCAAGAGACAAAGCAAACAGTGTAGTAACAGTACATATCCATCTCGAACAGTGTCGCTATTTATTTGGTTACCCATAATACTCGCGGATGCAGAGACGACACACACTACTAACAGCAGATTGCACCGCCCATCCACCGCCACACGTGTGTTGCAACAGCTAACTGTATATGCTCACAAAACGAGCTTATATGCTTTAATTTGATTAGTTTGTTAACAGTAATATCAAGCCGAGAAGACCAATATTCTTTTGAAAAAGATGGATATGATGTTACACGAATCTCTCACAAAGCTACAGGCAAAGAAAACTAAAGAAAATATCGGACATGGGAGTGGTAAACAAGAACCAGGGGCTCTGATGTCTCTCGTCAGTAACACCATGCTTGTAACTGAAGAGCGTCTTCAAAAGTGTTCGAGCATCATTCCATGGCACATCATCAGCTCTCCAATATTGCATATACAATTTGAGCTAAAGCTAATAAACGAGAGGTGGAGAGCCATGAAACCTGGAGCTTACTGTGGCCTCGTGATGCTCACTATACTACTGATGGATGCTCTATTATGCTTCAACTAAACAAGTGGACTAATGCATGCAAACCTTATCCCCTCCCCGAATAAACTAATCAACAAAATAAACGGCCAGATGGCCGTATCAGTGGCAAGAATCCAAAGAAGGGAAAAAGCTAGCTCAGTTGCATCGCATAAACCGAACATCATTTCCAGATGTGGTAAGCTACCTGTCTCAAAAGAACCATACAGAAACAAATATTTACCGGTGATCGAATCGAGCTGCCTCTCCACGCTCTTGAAGAACTCCGCAGCTTCCTGGATCGGGCGCGCCAGCTCCTCCTGGTACTTCACCAGCATGTTGCAGTAAGCCTCCTGCAGCGGCAAGCAGGAGCAGGCGATTAGTTTTTGAGAGCAACACCATGGACAGAAGTATCGCATGCGACGAATTGAATCGATCTATCTGTCAAAGCACGGCAGACCATGAACTGGTCGAGCTCCGGGTCAGCACGCGTCggctcgtgccgccgccggcttggCCCCGGCTGTGCGTCCAGcttcgccgccatggccgagaGCCTATCTGACACATCCGGCGGCGCACCAACCTACGATCGACAACAGATAGTTAATCCATGatatgaattttttatttttatttatcctgACCAGATTAAACTAGACCTGTGCATGGCTTCTTGTACTAACCTTTTGGCAGTCCAAGTAGGCAGCGACGAGGGCCGAGTACTGTGGGTGCGAcatgatcttggtcttgatGGTCTCGGCATCTACCGGCGAAATCTCTCCTTGTGCAAGTGAACCGTCCTTCCGGTGGCTATGTTGCGCGGCCGACGGGTCGGCAAGTAACTGCTGCAGCGCGAGTCTTGAGCTGTGGTGATGCCCGTCCGGTGACGGAAACCCCTGTGCTGACGACGATGCCGGCAGCAAAGGAAGCTGCAAGAAGGAAGCCTTGGAAGCACtgctcccgcctccgccaagATCCCTGAAGCTATCCATGGCGCTTTCTTAGTGTGCCAATCAaaagacaaagaagaagaacTGAGGCCAAGACTTAAGAAACCCTAGCTAGCAATGGATGGGAAGGAGGAGATGAACTCAGAAAGATGCTTGAGATATTTGGGATGGGAAGATGGAATGAAGAGAGGAGGAAAGGTACAGGTACATTGGTTGAATGATATGCTTGAGTGGCTGGTGGCTGGCTTTGTTCCCATGTCAAGTCAGAGTAAAGAGGAAGCTGTGTGTGTTGCTGTTGGTAGCTGCCGCTGTTACAGGCACAGGACAGCTGCCTGCGAGGGAATACTCGGGGCACTCGGCTCGAATTGACAGAGACCAACCGATGCGAGGGGGAGAAGATCCGTACCAAAGGTGCAGGCGCATCATACATATCACATGCAGATGCGTGATCTTTTTCTTGCTCTTCATCAGTCCTTGCTTGGGACGTTTCTTGGATCTGGACGGATTTTTTGAGGTTTCGGGTGTCGCCGACGGCCCTGCAGGAGCAGTCAGGACAGTGAGTTGTTTCATCTACAAGCAGTAGCAAGCGTCACATAGCTGGGACTGTAGAATGAAGTTACAGGCAACAGCTGCGGTGTTCCCGGCATGTCGTCTCTCTCCGCCAATCTTTCCATGTGTTTAGCTTTACCCCTCCCTTTCACCAAGATGGAAAGATTCTTGGAAAAGTAACATGCTACTAGTGTATGTTCATGCCCTTGGCAGTTGGCGCATACTCCCTCCAGCTCCTGTTTCTCCACTTCTTAATCTTTCATCTTTCCATGGCAAGATTGTCTGGAGATAAATCAAAGCCCAAGTTATATTTGATGGTAGCGACTAGCGACATAACAAGGCATGTAGTATATATCCAAGTACTGGTGGAGGCGATAAAATGAAAATTTTGCCTAAAACACTCGACATCAGACAATCTCGATCGACTATTCGAATCTGATGATATTTGCTGAAGAGCTAATCGTCGCTGAGGTAATTTGTGGGGTAAACTGTGCGCATTAGGTTCGTTTATGGTCAGGAGAGGAGAGTGTAACTGTAATAACCTTCAAGAATAAGCAACTCTGAAAAGGATATAGTGGCATCATATTAGGTTATGCGTCAGTTTAGCACAATTATATTTTAGTAGTGTGGCCCAAACTAGTCTGAACCACACTTGCCTTGATCCAAGGGCGGTCACACGTTATTTCCAAAGTACATATATCTTACCTTCCTTTCAAAATATTCTCCCTTACCAGATAGAGTATAAGAAAGTTTACAATGTCAGCAACATAAAGCATATACCACAAATTATCCCTGAGTTAAACAAACTTTTCAGCATGTCTTACAAATTGGATATACATTATTAACCAAATTTTGACACAAGATAGCTCCTCGTTAAGAGTTAGTCATAGCCGCTAAGAAGGCAATCAATGGCGATAACAGCTAACCAAGTTCTCCCCATCCTCCGACCATTTTAATCTCGTGAAAAGTGGCAGCATAAATCAATCACATTAGGCACCATCATGATTTGAAAGATGTCTAATCAAAGTGTAGACGGGTTCCCCTAGTTGTAAAAATAGACTCTAAACTAGGATGGGGTCACTAACAAACGGACCAGCTGGAACTTTGCTCCATGCATACATCATCACTTCATCAGTATAATGCATGAACTTATATCCAACAAATAATCCAAAGCAAACCTGAATCCAAAACCAAAAAAGGGTTCCAGTATTTTTGAGTTTAGAAATGGAAAGTATTTTCTTGATTCGCCAGCCAGATTGAGCAAACTCTGTAACAGTCGAGAAAAGATTACCTCCCTGCCTACACAGCTAGCAGTGCGATGGACACAACGAGAAGCTATGTCCACCGCCAACCGGCCTCCATCGCACCCTCTACCAGATGAGAGAGAGGAGCCCGTGTTTTCTGCTCGTCTTGTCACATCTATGTCGAAAGATGGGCTACTGCCAGTAAAGCTCAGTTTATGCTGTGCAGCCAGGGCTTCAGCCACATGATCCTCTCCGCTCCATCCGATCCCGTCCGTCCCAGTTGGCAAtgcctgcagcctgcagggccCTATGCTACCTTGACCTATATATCTTTGCTGGGCTCCAGCCTCCAGAGAAGAATATGTATAACGAGTAAACAGCGAGAGAGATTGTGACATAGAAGCTGAAACTGAAGACATACGAGCGAAAGTACCATGACGAGTCATCAGAGGTCGCTGTTAACCACCTACCAGTTTTTAATTTAGCTAACCAGTCAGGGAGCTATTTATATATCCAGGTACAGTCGAGTTGTTTGCGAACGCCTGTAGATGGCGTGGTGTCTATATGCAGACTCCGTAGTGTCACGATCGTGCATGTTTTATTTGAAATATATATAACCGGAGGATATAATGGTCAAAGAATCTCGTCGAACAGTACGGACGGGACTTGAGGCCTTGTCACCTTATCACGTCCTTTCGTGGCACCCCTATACTGTCTTGTTGTAGGTATTCTGTCTTTTCGACGGTATTTCAATTTTGTGCGGCTACCCTGTATGATCATTTCTGGCCAGATTGCCGTTACCTAGCATCATTAATTTTGGGGAGGACTGACGACGCCAGGATTtaaagaaaaacaataaaagCTTGACAGGCTTAAAGAAATGCAGTAAAAGCTAGCTACCAGTGCACCACAGCATCAGGACGAGGTTGTTCAAGAGACGAACGCAAGCAACCAAACATTGTAACGGTAAAACAACAGACACTGCAGTTAGTAGTAGGGAAACGGGCAGGAGCACTGACCAATACTGAGCCTCTGGATCTGGTCGGAGCCCGGCGCGAATCGCGGGGGGTCGATCGAGCTGGCGCATGGGCGCGGCCAGCCCCCAGACCGGGCGCAGGGCGCGTGCCgctagcagctagctagcgCAGGCTGCCCATGCACCCGTCCAAGTCATGGCTCGGCTCGTCGCCCGCATATGCTGGCCCGCCGACGACTCCCACACCACTCCACCAGGCAGGTCTCGTCAAATCTCTGATGGAATCAGGAATCCCTCCATGGTTCGATCGATCATTTCGCTCGCTCGCGGTTGCTCTCGAGAGCAAGTCCCACAGCAGTTACGCTTCCTCCGAGCCGACTGACA is a genomic window containing:
- the LOC117837705 gene encoding homeobox protein rough sheath 1 → MDSFRDLGGGGSSASKASFLQLPLLPASSSAQGFPSPDGHHHSSRLALQQLLADPSAAQHSHRKDGSLAQGEISPVDAETIKTKIMSHPQYSALVAAYLDCQKVGAPPDVSDRLSAMAAKLDAQPGPSRRRHEPTRADPELDQFMEAYCNMLVKYQEELARPIQEAAEFFKSVERQLDSITDSNCEGAGSSEDDQDASCPEEIDPCAEDKELKHQLLRKYGGYLGGLRQEFTKRKKKGKLPKEARQKLLHWWELHYKWPYPSETEKMALAETTGLDQKQINNWFINQRKRHWKPTSEDMPFAMMEAAAAAGGFHAPQGAAALYMADSRTAFMAPDGMYRLGS